ATCGAGGCAATTGTTTCACAAGCAGCATCAGAATAATAAGCACCACCACGTTGTTGCAATTGTTCTGGTTTATGATCTAAGTTTTCATCTTTGTAAAGTTCAAATAATTCATGTTCCGTGCGTTTCACCTGCTGTGCTCTCGTTCCGATTGTGCGATATTCCTCTAACGAATGTTCTAACATCTCTTCTTCTTGATAATAATAACGATGATACGCACAAGGAATCATTTTCATTTGCTCTAATAAATCCCGTTCAAAGGGAATGTCATAAATATTTTTTGGTAAACCATTATCTTCTTCATACATTTTATCAATCAGTTCCATCGTTACATCCTGACCATTATTAGCGGCAACTTTATGCCAGTGGAAGTGATTTAAACCGGCAAATTTGTAAATTAATTCATCCGTTTGTTTGCCAATCAAACCTGGTTCAAGCATGGTTGCCATTACGGGTACATTACAAAGACCAATTACTTTATCCCATTTGCCATAGCGCACGACTGCTTCAGTTACCATGCCACTTGGATTTGCAAAATTGACTAACCAAGCATTTGGACACAGGCGTTTCATGTCTTCAACGATATCTAAAATAACCGGAACTGTCCGAAAAGCTTTGAACATACCACCAGCGCCATTTGTTTCTTGCCCTAACATACCGTAATACGCTGGAATGCGCTCATCTTTAACACGAGCATCTAATAGACCGACACGAAATTGCGTTGTGACAAAGTCTGCATCTTTTAATGCCTCTTTGCGATCTAAGGTTAAATGGATTTTCACATCATATGGTGAAGCATCCCACATTCGTTGTGCCATCGCCCCTACAATTTCTAATTTTTCTTTTCCGGCTTCGATATCCACTAACCAAATTTCAGAAATTGGTAGTTCATCATACCGTTTAATAAAGCCTTCCATTAATTCTGGTGTATAACTACTTCCGCCACCAATTGTCGCAATTTTTACGCCTTTTTTCATACCGACAGCTCCTTTGTTTACTTGATAATTTAATTATTGATGAGTTTTAGTCTAAAAACAATAGAATAACAACGAGTTGCTAAAACGTTTACAAATTAAAGAAAATTCATTTTATTTTTTGTAAATAAAATTTACAAATACGATATAATAATTGTAAATAAAGTTAAAAGAGGTTATTTATGCTGATTCAAGAAAAAATTCGCCAAACAAGTTTTTCTGATGCCGAACAAAATGTTGTCGCCTTCATTTTAAAGCGGCCCCAAAGTTTGAACTTAACTATTAAAGAAGTGGCAGAAGCGACTTTTGTTCATCCTTCCACCTTAATTCGTATTGCCAAAAAACTGGATTTTAAGGGTTGGGTCGAATTTAAAAATGCGTTTTTAAAAGAGCAAGACTATTTAACCCATCACTTTCAAACAGTCGATGCTAATCTTCCTTTCACGCCAAATGACGGTTTATTGCGCATCGCCAGTAAATTGGCTCAATTAGAACAAACGACCATTAGCGATACATTATCTTTAATACAACACGACACCTTAAAAATGGCAAAAGATCTTTTACTAAAGGCGCGTATCACAAGAATTTTTGGTAACAACGCCAATACATTAATCGCGCAAGACTTTGCTGTGAAAATGAATCGCATTGGAAAAATCGTTACTACCAGTCAAATCCAAGGGGAAACGGCCTATGAAGCCTATAATTTAACAAAAAATGATACGGCAATCTTAATTTCTTATACTGGCGAAAATAGCACTATCTTACAGACTGCTAAAATTTTAGCTGCACAAGAAGTACCTTTTATTGCAATTACCAGCATTGGCGATAATTCTTTAATGGAAATAGCAACTTGCACCTTACAAATGACAACAAGAGAACGCCTCTATTCAAAGATTGGTAATTTCACAACCAATCTATCGATCACGTATTTACTCGATGTCTTATACAGTGTTGTTTTTGCTGAAAATTACCAGCAAGAATTAGAACATCTAATTAAAATCGGGCAACAAATTGATCATCGTAAGATTAGTTCCACCATTATGTCCGAAAAAAATCAAGTTCCGGTTCAAATCCACGATTCCTTTACCCCAAACTAATGACTCAAATAAGTTTCAGGTGAAAAAGGCGAGCTGACGAAATAGTCAGCTCGTCTTATTTTCTTATGCTAAAGCTGTGATTAATTCATCACTACCACTGGCAACATTTGGTTTATCACTTTCTAAAATATCCAAATAGTCTGCTGAATTGGTTACGATGACTGGTGTTTCAACACTGTAACCTGCAGCTTGGATTGCTTTAATATCAAAGCTCATTAATTTTTGACCGCGTTTTACTTTATCCCCTTGCTTAACATGGGGTGTGAAGAATTTACCGTCTAGTTGTACAGTGTCAATTCCAATGTGAATTAATAATTCTAAACCATTATCAGAAACCAAGCCAATTGCATGTTTTGTCGGAAACAGTGTCATTACTGTACCGTCAAATGGTGCGACAACTTCACCACTTTCTGGTTGGATCAATACACCTTTACCTAAAATACCTTGAGCAAATGCTTCATCTTTTGATGTGCTTAGTGGCATGATGGCACCGTTAATTGGCGCTGTAACAATTTCTTTTCTAACTTCCATTGCGGCTTGTCCTTCTTCAACTTCGACTGTCTCATCTTTCCAGAAGAAGAAAGTTAGTGAGAAGCTGACACCGCAGGCTACTAAGACTGCAATTACTGCTGGGATAACAGTAGACGCATTACCTTCTGGGGTAATGAAGTTAAAGAAACCAAAGATTCCTAAACCCCCCATTGTGTAAGAAGTGACATCATTTAACATTAAAATCAATCCGCCGATTGCCCCACCAATCATAGAGAAAATAAACGGCGTCTTTTTCGGTAATGTAATCCCGTAAATAGCTGGTTCTGTTACCCCAAAAATACCTGAGATGATTGCTGGTGGACATAGTGCTTTTAATTTTTTGTCGCGAAGTTTGAAGAACATTGCTAAGACAACTGCTGTTTGTGAGAAGCTAGCAGCAAATGAACCTGTTAACACTTGTGAGAAACCTTCTTGTGTTACTTGCATAATTGCCAATGGTACAACTGACCAGTGTAATCCAAAGATTACCAACACTTGCCAGAAGAAACCTAAAATTGCACCATATAAAGCTGGTGAGAATGTCATTAACGCTTGGAAACCAGCACTTAATAAATCAGTTAGCATGCTAATGATTGGGCCAATAACTAAAAAGCCAACTGGCAATGAAATTAATAGTACAAAAAATGGTACTAAGAATGTTTGAACAACAGAAGGAATGACACGTTTCATCAATTTTTGTACTTGTGCAGCAAAGGCGATGATGAAAATTACCGGTACAACACTACTTGTATAATTTGCCCCTACCCAAGGAATACCTAAGAAAGTAGTAAATGCTGGCAAACCAAAGATACTATAAGGAGCAGCAGCGCCTTCTTCGACCAAGGCTTGTAATGCAGATCCTTGAATCGTTGGATAAACTAACGCCGCACCAATTGTAATCCCGATCATTGGATTTAAATTGAATTTTTTTGAAGCTGTATAACCTAAGATAACTGGCATAAAGTAAAAAATCGAATCCCCAATTGCATTTAGCATCATATAAGTGCCAGATTGCGCCGTGTAGGTAAACCAACCTAACGTTCCTAAGAAAACTAGTAATGCATTTAGCCCTTTAATCATACCTGCTGCAGCTAATGCGCCTAAGAATGGTTGGAAACAACCACTTAAGATATCAATTAAGCGGTTAAAGATATTGCCGTCACCGCTTGCTTCTTCTGTCTCACCTGAAATTCCCGCTACTTCTAAAACGTCTGCATAGACATCTGGAACGTGATTTCCGATTACAACTTGATATTGACCGCCACTTTTCATTACAGTTACGACGCCGTCCATATTTTTTAGGATATCATCGTTTGCTTTGCCTTCATCTTTTAACTTGAAGCGCAACCGCGTAATACAATGTGTCAAACTATTGATATTTTCTTTTCCGCCTACATTTTCAACAATTTTTTCGGCTAAATCGTGATATTTACCCACACTAATTCCTCCAGTTATTTTTATTTTTTGGTGGCTGTGCCACCTTCATTTTGACGATGGTTCATAATTCGGGATGCAAAAAAACGTAAATGGGTAGTGAAACGATAATAATAAACAGATTCTTCATCAAATTGAACTTTAAAATAATAGCTGACAATCCGAATAATTTCTTGCATCAATTCGGTCATTTCATAAACATTATCATTATCAATTTCAGTTTGGGCATTCACGAGATGTAAGGCAATAAATCCAGCCTCATCAACACCCAAATCAACTTTAAAACGTTTTTGAATCGTCGCCACAGCATCTTTACCAATGCTATATTCTGCCGTAAAAAAGCGTTTGATATCCCAAAGTAATAAATTGGGTACTCGTATTTTCTTTTTTACCCGTTCTACAGCAGTATGCAAGTGATCTGTTAAAGAGATATAAATGGAATCATTTAATGGTGCATTCAATTTTTCTTTACCACAATCAATTATTTCTGTTGCCAGTTCTAAATAACCAATTGGTACATCTTCTAATAGTTCTTGTAACTTGGCATTTAAATCTGTATTAGACAGTCGGTAAGTTTTATCCACTTGTCCTTCAACTACTTCATCGCCAATCTTTTTTTGAAATGCTATCCCCTTTCCCATCACGACAAGCTCGTTATTTCGCTTGTCAGTCGTAATAATTACGTTGTTATTTAAGATTTTTTTGATTTGCATCAGTGTCGGCCTCCACGTCACGCTTTAACTAATCTAAAATTAATCTTCAACTCATTTAGATTATAATTTGATGATACTAATAAGCGTTATCTTTGTCAACGCTTACATAAACTTTTTTGTTTCTTAATTCTATTTTTATTCCTCCCTTCAAAAAATGGACAAACAAAAAACCTAATGAGCGCGCACAAAATAAAGGCATCATCTCATTAGGTTTAGCTTGTATTTAAACAATCACTATCCATTTGTTTGGTCTATTTAATTTAAAGTTATTGTAACAGACGTTAGAAAGCGCTGTCAATGGCTATTGCAAATTTTATTCATTTTAATTCAAAAAATAGAAAATGGCAGGAATTTCTTTATCACCGGAAATCCTGCCATTTTATTTTTAATTAAACTTCACTACTTTGCAATTTATACATTGCAGCATATAATCCATCTTCTGCCAACAAGGTAGCATGATTTCCAGTTTCAACAATTTCACCTTTGTCTAATACTAAAATTAAATCAGCATCTTTAATCGTAGAGAGGCGGTGCGCAATGGCAATGGTCGTTCTACCTTTACGCATTTTGGCCAAACTAGCTTGAATCAAACTTTCTGTCTCAGTATCAATGTTTGCAGTTGCCTCGTCCAATACTAAGATTTTAGGATTTGTAACCATCGTCCGGGCAAAAGATAAAAGTTGGCGCTGGCCACTCGAATAACTCGCTCCTCTTTCAATTACTTTAGCGTGATAGTTTCCTGGCAGTTGATTAATGAATTTATCTGCTTGGACAAATTCTGCCGCTGCTTTAATTTCAGCGTCACTGATATTTGTATTTAACAAACGAATATTTGTGGCAATATCGCCATAAAACATGAAGGCGTCTTGTAAAACTAGACCCATTTTTTCTCGTAGTTCACTCATAGGGTAGTCTTTAATATTTTTATCATCGATCAAAACTTCCCCCGCGTGAAATTCATAAAAACGCATGAGAACATTAATGATCGAACTTTTCCCACTACCAGTATGCCCTACGAGTGCAATTGTTTGACCGGGATTAGCAACAAAGGAAATATCTTTTAACACATCATGCTTACCATCATAAGAAAAGCTAACATGACGAAATTCAATTTTCCCAGCGCCAATTTTAGCATTGGCCTTAGGATTTTGAGCTGGTGTTGCTTCTGTTGTGTCCATGATCTTCAAAATACGACTAGCCGCTACAATTCCGTCGGTGAAAACACTCAAAAAGTCCATCATTTGCGTCATAGGATTAAAAAATCCCTGCACATACGTGGTAAAAGCGTATATCATCCCCACCTCCACTGGAGAATCAAGCGCATCAAAGCCAAATAAAGATAAAGATAACGCAATTGCTAAAGCATATAACAAATTAATAATTGGTGCTAAAAGCAGTGAATTTGTTTTAATCATGGCAAAGCGTGTTTTTAAATAGTCATCATTGATTGTTTCAAATTCACTTTTCAGTCGCGCTTCTTGACGAAATTGTTGGATAATTTGCATTCCTGAAATAGATTCATTTAGCTTGGTATTTAATTGACTTAATTTTTCCCGCATTTGTCGATAAATTTTTGAACTGAATTTTTGATAATACCAAATGACGATTACTAAAATTGGTAAAAAGATTAAATTAATCAAAGCAATTTTTCGATTGATTGAAAACATCGCCACAAAAGATGAAATTATCGCAAAAATACCGGTAAGCACCATCAAAAAAACATACCAAAATTCAAACAATGTCTCCGTGTCATTGGTCACCCGAGAAACGATAGAACCAGCTGGTGTTTGATCAAAATAGCGCATTCCTAGCGTATGCAATTTTTCAAAAAGTTTTACACGGATATACTGAAATGTTTTCAGTGATGCCATGGAGTATAAAAACCATTGGAAAAACCAAATTGTCGCTTTTAACAGGACACCAAAAAAATACAGAGCAGCAAAAAAATAAATAATTTTTTGTGTAGCAGTTTTAGTGGTTAAGTAATCATCCATATAGGTTTGAATAATACGTGGTAGTAAAATATTGACAACTGCTAAGGCCAAGGCAAAAACGATCGCTACAATAAATGTTTTAGCAAAAGGCTTCGCAAATTTAAACATTCGTTTTACAATTTGTTTTTGCTCTTTAAATGAAAGTGATTTGGACCATGCAGATTCTTCCATTAAATATCCCCCCTAGTAATCTTGGCTTCAAGTTGCTGTTTGGCCCACATCTTAGCATACCAACCACCTAAAGCTAGTAATTCTTGATGCGTTCCCCGTTCTATTATTTGCCCTTCTTCAATTACGATGATTTCTTTAGCATGCATAACACTACTCAAACGATGGGCAGCAATAATGGTCGTTTTATTTTGCCGTGCGGCTTTTAAGTTGCTTAAAATCGCTTCTTCTGTTTTCGCATCAACCGCAGAAAGTGCATCATCTAAAATTAAAATTTCTGGTTTGGCAATTAACGCACGCGCGATGGATAATCGTTGTTTTTGCCCACCGGACAACGAAACACCTCGTTCTCCTACTAAGGTATCATAACCTGCTGGCATTTCTTCAATATCCGTGGCAATGTCGGCCAATTGCGCTGCCTGCGCAACTTCACTTTGTGGCAGGGTTGGGTCGATAAAACGGATATTGTCGCGAATCGTAGTCGAAAACAAAAAATGATCTTGTGGAACGTAGCCTAACGAGCCCAGCAAAGCATCTAAGGTGTAGTCTTTAATATTACGGCTACCAAATGTAATTTGACCTGCGTAATCATCAAATTCCCGCAGTAATAATTTCATAATCGTGGTCTTGCCACTACCGGTTTTCCCTACAATGCCTAATGTTTCACCTTCATTTACGACAAACTGCAAATTCTTTAGTGTTTCTTCTTTGCTATTGGGATAATAAAAACTGCGAATTGAAAATTCCAAAGTTCCTTTTGGCGCCTCATGAATTGCATTTTCTTTTTCAATAATATGTGTCTTGTTGCTTAATAACTCCGCTACCCGATCGTAACTGGCGTTGCCTCTTTCTAAAACATTAAAGAGTCGACCAATCGCAAACATCGGCCAAACTAACATCCCGATATAGCTTATAAATGATACCAACTGTCCAATTGTAATCGTATCATTCAAAATAAAATTCCCACCTATGATAATTGTTACAACGTAAGAAAGCCCAATAATTAATGTGATAAAAGGATCAAATAAGGCGTCTAAAAAATTGACTCGTTTATTTTTGACGATTGCATCATCAATCTTCCTTGAAAAATCAGCAATATCTTCTTGCTCTTGACCAAAAGTTTTTAAAACCTTCATCCCGGTAATGCTTTCTTGTGCCTTATCGTTAATATTTGAAAAAGCCTCCTGTGCATCCCGAAAAGCATCATGGAGTTTTGTGCCTAGTACACGTGAGGTCACTGCTAACAAAGGTAATGGTAATAATGCAATCAGCGTTAGCCGCCAATCGATAAATAAAATCATGGCAATAATAGTTATTCCACCGGTGATAAATGAGTCAGCAAAGGTTAATATTCCTGCGCCAGCAACATTTTGAATGGCGTTTAAATCATTGGTTGCATGGGCCATTAGATCTCCTGTACGGTGTTTCTGATAAAAGATTTGATCCATCTTCGTAAAATGATCAAAAAGCTGGCGTCTAAGATCTTTTTCCAAGCGAGCAGCACTGCCCCAGATATTAGTGCGCCAAATATAGCGAAAAATATATTGTGCGACAGCAGCTAAAACTAATACTACAACCCAACCTAAAATAATCTTTAAGTGAATATTATCTTCAGCAATTTCATCAATAATAATTCCAATTACTTTTGGGGGTATTAATTGAAAAATAGCCACTAAAATTAAAGATGTTACACCGATAATGTAGTGCTTTTTTTCCTGTTTAAAAAACCAACCTAACTTTTTAAAAATTGACATAAGTACCTCCTTTTAAATTCCTGCTATCTTTAACTATTACAAGAATAATTTGAAAATTCTATTTAAATTTTTTTGTACCTTTGAATAAAGGGCACAAAAAAGACGGACTGAAAAATTCAGCCCGTCACGACAGAAAACCAAAAGATTATTTTTTCCCTTGGTTTTTCATTTGCTGCATCATTTGACGAATTTTTTTCTCTGATGGTTTTTGGCCCATCGACATCATCATTGAACGTAACATTTCCTCGTTAACGGGAGGATTTTTTTCCAAATAGTCTTTCATATATTTACGGGCTAAGAAAAAGCCACCGACTGCACCTAGTAAAGCTGCAATAATTGCAATAAGTACTACGATTGATGTTGACATGAAAATCTCTCCTTTCTTCTATAGTCTCACTGTGTCATTTTACTAGAAAAGCAAGCAAATGAAAAGAGCTTTTCGCAAGGCAAAACAAAGTAAGCGTTTTCAAATTATAAAAAACATGCTATGCTAAATTTATAAATTTTTTTGAGGTGAGTGCAATGGAAGAAAAAACTTTAATTATTATTAAACCAGATGGCGTCAAACGTCATTTAGTCGGTCGTATTATCAGTCGCTTTGAAGAACGCATGCTGACAATTGAAGCAATGCGCTACGGTATGTTAACTAAAGAAACCGCCAAAGCCCACTATGCTCATCTTGCTGATAAGCCTTTTTTTCAAGATATTATTGACTACATGACATCAGGTCCTGTTGTTTTTATCGTTTTAAAAGGTGAAAATGCAATTGAAATGGTGCGTAAAATGATTGGATCGACTAATGCCTTAGAAGCTGCACCTGGCACAATTCGTGGCGATTTTGCCACCAATAAGTCGCAAAATGTTATTCACGCTTCTGACTGCGCTGCTGCAGCAGACGTGGAAATAAAACGCTTCTTTAGCAAAGCGCAGTTGGCGACAGCCAAACATTCCTCTTAAAAAAGACTTCACAAACTAGCTTTTAGTCACTAAGAACTAGTTTGTGAAGCTTTGAAAATTTTGCTTTATTAAAAGGTGAAGGCCGAAAAAAACTAGAAATGAATATTTCTTCTACGTGCTTTATTCACCTGAAAATTTTATACTCTCCTTATAATCTATAAAAAGTCAAATACCGCCCTACGCTTAGTTGTGGCGGTATTTGACTTTTTTATTTTAGAAATTTAAATTTATTGCGCCATAATTTTTTCTAATAAATCTGGATCAAAAACGCCGCTACGCAACATGGCAATTTCAAATTTATAAGGAGGCTTTTTATTTTTTTTATCTTCTCCAACATATGGCGTTTCAAGGATTTTAGGCAATGTTGCTAATTTTTCGTGATTGGCAATATAATGTAGTGCATTAAACCCAATTGTTCCAAAACCTAAATTGGCATGCCGGTCTTTTTTTGCACCGCGTATATTTTTAGAGTCGTTTAAATGAACGACTTTTAAACGTTCTAACCCGATCACGCGGTCAAATTCCGCTAACACGCCATCGAAATCGTCTTTCACATTATAACCAGCATCGTTAGTGTGACACGTGTCAAAGGTAACGGACAGTTTATCATTTAGCGTGACGCCGTCAATGATTGCTGCTAATTCTTCAAAACTACGGCCGATTTCTGTGCCTTTTCCTGCCATCGTTTCTAACGCAATTTGAGGAATTTGGTCTTTTGTTAAAACTTCATTTAATCCTTTAACAATTTGTTCAATCCCCGCTTGTGGCCCTGCGCCAACGTGGGCACCAGGATGTAAGGTAATTTGTTTGGCACCAAGTTCTTGAGCGCGCATAATTTCTGAACGTAAAAATTCAATGGCAAATCCAAAATTCTGAGGCTTAATTGTATTCCCTAAGTTGACGATATAAGGTGCATGAACGACAAATTCGTGCATCTCGTTTTCTACCATCATTTTTTTACCCGCGGCAATACTAGCTTGGTCCATCTCACTACGACGTGTATTTTGGGGAGCGCCAGTATAAAGCATAAACGTATTCGCTTCATAACTTAATGCTTCTTCAACTGAAGAAGCTAAGGCCTGACTAGCTTTAAAGGAAACATGAGAACCGATTAACATATCTTCACTTCTTTCATAACTATTTTTTATTATTGTAAGCAAGCTTCTAGCAAAAAGAAATCTTTACGCTCAATTTTAGCGATAAATAAAAATCAAAGCCGTCATAAGTGGTAAACTAATTAAAAAACTAAGCGAAGAACAAAAGCCCACACTTTCTTCATCACTTCCAGATAATACGGCATTCATGACATTAAAAATTGGAATGGGCGTAACTGCTAAAATGCTCAATACTAACTTCATTAAGTGATTTATTGGTGTAAAATAGACAATTACAACTAAAATAAGACCGATTGTATATCTTAAAAGAAGTGTTTTTAAAACTAATAACCAAGCATAGTGAGGCAGCTTAAACTCCAAATACAGCCCAATCATGAACATTGATAAAAAAGTATTGGCGCTAGCGATAGGTGCTACCACCGTTATCAGCATTTCAGGGATTGCAATACTGGCTGTCCGTAACAAAAGCAGCACAAGGTAACACATAAAAGGGACACTGCGCCCTAGTTTTTGCAGGAATGCTTTTAAATTAAAGACATAATTTTCCCCAGTCAACGCCTCAACTACTAAACCTGTTCCCCCTGCTAACATTATCGAGTTGCCAATATCAAAAAGTGAAATCAAGGGAATGGCTTGCGGGATAAAGCTTTGCGCAAAAGGTAAAGTAAAATTGCCAATGTTAAAACCAGATCCCATGTAAAGGCTAAAGGAAAGTTCCCTTTGGCTTTGTCGCCCTTTAAAAATGCGTAAAAAAAGCAATTGAACTAACGTAAAGAAAACTGCAATTGCGATTAATGCTGTGATGTTAAAAGAAACATTCAGTTGCGCTAAGTTCACCACAATCGCCGCCGGGAGTGTTAAATTTAAAATGATCTGTGAAAGACGGTTGCCATCGGCTTTACTAAAAATCCCGAAGCGTTTAAACAGATATCCTAAAAAATAATAAATAATAAACTAAACGCACTGATTAAAATCTCTTTCATTTCTATTTCTCCTTAAAAATTCAATTCTTTATTTGGATTTGGCACTGTTTTCCCTATTAATTATTTTAACATTTTTCTTTTTCAACTCTTTTAACAAGTCCAAAACTGCTGCAAAAAAGTATTTTACCCCCATTTCAATCCTTAAAAGTTTGGTTTTTTCTTAGTATTTCCCCACCATAATAGTAGAAATCTATCTATTTAAGAACTTTTTTGCTATAATGACACGGTAAATTTAAAACTGAGGTGAAAGTCATTGCCTAAAAAGCAAAAACATCATGATGAGCCTTTTTCTGATCGAAAAAAGGGCTGGTTTTACTTTAATATTTCATTACGGGTCTTACATTCCTTAATTTTAGTTGGAATTTCGTGTCTGATTATTGGTGGTGCATTAGCGCTAGGGATTGGTGCCGGTTATTTCGCTTACTTAGTCGAAGACACACCTGCTCCTAATAAAACCACAATGCAAAAAGAACTGGGAGATGTTTCGCAAACTTCCAAATTAACATACGCCGATAACAGTTCGATCGCTACTATCCGTTCTGATTTATTTCGAACATCAGTAAAGTCAGATCAAGTTTCTGACCTACTAAAAAAAGCTATTATTGCCACCGAAGATGAATATTTTTATGAACATAATGGCGTTGTACCAAAAGCTGTTGTCCGTGCGCTGTTATCAGAAGCAACTGGTTTTGGCGGTGGAGGTGGTTCTACTTTAACCCAACAATTGGTCAAGCAGCAGGTTTTAACTAGCGAAACCACCTTCAAGCGCAAAGCCAATGAAATTCTTTTGGCCATGGAAGTTGAGAAGTTCTTTAGTAAAGACGAAATTGTGACAATGTATTTGAATGTCTCTCCTTTTGGGCGAAATAATAAGGGTCAAAATATCGCGGGTGTTCAAGAAGCAGCAAAAGGTATTTTTGGCAAAGATGCCAAAGACGTCAACTTACCGCAAGCAGCTTTTATTGCGGGTCTACCGCAAAGTCCTATCGTTTACAGCCCCTTTGATAATACTGGCAAATTAAAAGAAAACGTCACTGCCGGCCTAGAACGAAAAGATTTTGTTCTATTTAGTATGTATCGCAACCACGACATTAGTAAAAAAGAATACGAAGCAGCGAAAAAGTATGATTTGAAAAAAGATTTCTTAAAACAACAAACGCAAAATAATGACGACCATGGTTTCTTATATTATACCGTTATGAACGAAGCTAAAAGTATCGTCGCACAAAAGTTAGCCAAAGATGACGGCGTTTCAACACAAGATTACGAAAAGAAAAAAACAAAAGAAGCTTATCTTGAAAAAGCACAAAATGAGTTAGTTAATGGTGGTTACACGGTTAAATCAACTATTGATAAAAAGATTTATGACGCCATGCAAAAAGGTGTCGCAGAATACGGCTACATGTTAGATAATTACAGTGGTGATAAAATCGAAGTCGGAAATGTCATGATGGATAATGCCACCGGCAAAATCTTAGGTTTTATTGGAAGTCGCGATTTCAGCGATAACCAAAACAATCACGCCTTTGATACTTCACGAGCTGCCGGTTCAACGATTAAACCGATTTTAGTATATGGCCCAGCCATTGACCAAGGTCTAATTGGCAGCCAAAGTCGCATCTCAGATTATCCAGCGAAATGGAAAGCTGGCGAAGATGCCGGTAAAGAAATCGTCAATGCAACCAATAAAGGATCCAAAACTTTCCAAACCGTCGAAGATGCATTAGCTGAATCAACCAACATTACAGCCTACCATGTGTATCAAGAATTACAAGAAAAAAAATCTGCGGATTTCGTCTATGACAATTATTTGGCTAAAATGAATTTCCCAGCCAACAATTCTTGGAATGTTGAATCTGCTCCGCTTGGACCAATGGATGTGACAACGGTTCAACAAACAAATGGTTTCCAAGCTTTAGCCAACGGCGGCGTCTACCAACAAGGTTACTTGATTGAATCGATTACTGACAGCCAAGGTAAAGCTATTTATCAACATGAAAACAAACCCGTTCGCGTCTTTTCTAAAGCAACAGCTTCCATCATGAACAATTTGATGCGTAATGTCTTAAGCCAAGGAATCACTACCCCGTTTAAATCGACAATTAGTAATTTGAACTGGTACCTAGGTCAAGCAGACTGGGTTGGTAAGACTGGGTCTTCTGATTATTACCGTGATTCATGGTTAATTGTCTCGACACCAAAAGTTACGATTGGTAGCTGGTCTGGGATGGATAGTCAAAAA
The DNA window shown above is from Enterococcus montenegrensis and carries:
- a CDS encoding transglycosylase domain-containing protein, with the translated sequence MPKKQKHHDEPFSDRKKGWFYFNISLRVLHSLILVGISCLIIGGALALGIGAGYFAYLVEDTPAPNKTTMQKELGDVSQTSKLTYADNSSIATIRSDLFRTSVKSDQVSDLLKKAIIATEDEYFYEHNGVVPKAVVRALLSEATGFGGGGGSTLTQQLVKQQVLTSETTFKRKANEILLAMEVEKFFSKDEIVTMYLNVSPFGRNNKGQNIAGVQEAAKGIFGKDAKDVNLPQAAFIAGLPQSPIVYSPFDNTGKLKENVTAGLERKDFVLFSMYRNHDISKKEYEAAKKYDLKKDFLKQQTQNNDDHGFLYYTVMNEAKSIVAQKLAKDDGVSTQDYEKKKTKEAYLEKAQNELVNGGYTVKSTIDKKIYDAMQKGVAEYGYMLDNYSGDKIEVGNVMMDNATGKILGFIGSRDFSDNQNNHAFDTSRAAGSTIKPILVYGPAIDQGLIGSQSRISDYPAKWKAGEDAGKEIVNATNKGSKTFQTVEDALAESTNITAYHVYQELQEKKSADFVYDNYLAKMNFPANNSWNVESAPLGPMDVTTVQQTNGFQALANGGVYQQGYLIESITDSQGKAIYQHENKPVRVFSKATASIMNNLMRNVLSQGITTPFKSTISNLNWYLGQADWVGKTGSSDYYRDSWLIVSTPKVTIGSWSGMDSQKEKNDDGAGSRTGNYMAYLINRIYMANPDIFGTDQKFKLDGSVKQETVAKATGELPGSISYNGATMQVPNDTTTSLWAKNGPGESNYRFGIGGTDANYADYWNKIYAKPKTNNNQQKNNTTTNGNSTNNNSNSNSNTNNNNNSTSNNGSTTNNNANSNGTTNNNTGQ